In a single window of the Arthrobacter sp. StoSoilA2 genome:
- the rsmH gene encoding 16S rRNA (cytosine(1402)-N(4))-methyltransferase RsmH, with translation MQAIEERGGNVEEQDAAKPTSERHVPVLKDRCINLLAPGFEAARSRGETPIVIDATLGMGGHSEAMLQRFPDLHLVGIDRDEEALALAGARLEPFSDRTDLVHAVYDEIEDVLADLGIPEVHGILMDLGVSSLQLDERERGFAYSYDAPLDMRMDTSRGQTAADVVNNYSEEDLVRIIRKWGEEKFAGRIANRIVNARAEKPFATTGELVEQIRSVVPAAAAKSGGHPAKRTFQALRIEVNEELDVLERAIPAAVAATAVGGRIVVMSYHSLEDKIVKSVFQAGSKSSAPLGFPVELEEHKPELKTLTKGTEVPTAAEIAENPRAASARLRAVERIKPRRVA, from the coding sequence ATGCAAGCGATTGAGGAAAGAGGAGGCAACGTGGAAGAGCAGGACGCGGCAAAGCCCACATCTGAGCGCCACGTGCCCGTCCTGAAGGACCGCTGCATCAACTTGCTCGCCCCGGGCTTCGAAGCAGCCCGGTCCAGGGGTGAGACCCCGATTGTTATTGATGCCACCTTGGGCATGGGCGGCCACTCCGAGGCCATGCTGCAGCGATTCCCGGACTTGCACCTCGTGGGGATCGACCGCGATGAGGAAGCGTTGGCCTTGGCTGGCGCGCGGCTGGAGCCCTTCTCCGACCGCACGGACCTGGTTCATGCCGTCTATGACGAAATCGAGGACGTCCTTGCCGATCTCGGCATCCCGGAGGTCCATGGCATCCTCATGGACCTGGGTGTTTCGTCCCTGCAGTTGGACGAGCGCGAACGCGGCTTCGCCTATTCGTATGACGCGCCACTGGACATGCGGATGGATACCAGCCGCGGACAGACAGCTGCGGACGTCGTCAACAACTACAGCGAAGAAGACCTGGTTCGTATCATCCGCAAGTGGGGTGAGGAAAAATTTGCCGGCAGGATCGCCAATCGCATTGTGAACGCCCGCGCCGAGAAGCCCTTCGCCACTACCGGAGAACTCGTTGAGCAAATCCGCAGTGTAGTACCTGCTGCTGCCGCCAAGAGTGGTGGCCACCCGGCTAAACGGACCTTCCAGGCACTGCGTATCGAGGTCAACGAAGAACTCGACGTCCTGGAGCGGGCTATTCCAGCCGCCGTCGCAGCGACTGCCGTGGGTGGGCGGATTGTCGTCATGTCCTACCACTCCCTGGAGGACAAGATCGTAAAGTCCGTTTTCCAGGCCGGATCCAAGTCCTCAGCACCGCTCGGATTCCCCGTTGAACTCGAAGAACACAAACCCGAACTGAAAACACTGACCAAAGGCACGGAAGTGCCTACGGCCGCAGAAATTGCCGAGAACCCGCGCGCGGCGTCTGCCCGACTCAGGGCCGTGGAGCGCATCAAGCCAAGGAGAGTCGCATGA
- a CDS encoding penicillin-binding protein 2, whose amino-acid sequence MAQNPGKSKKTKVPAARKRLRVGLGIMLTLLLVVGGKLFMVQGLDVGGMAEAALANRLTPQVLPAERGRILDANGTVLASSVIRYNIVVDQVLNTATAEFKRYNEKTEEVETIPRDQGISELASLLGADPAKVRESLTGDKKYFTVAKDVKPELEDRISKLHIPGVAAEGVSKRVYPNGSVAGGVVGFLQDGTTGQAGIEQTQDQVLRGTEGKRVFEIGADGLRIPVATDELTPAVDGSDVKLTLNTDIQYFAQQAIQSQVNKMNAEWGSIIVIDTKTGNLIALADTNAPDPNDPGKVDAKDRGVRSVTAAYEPGSVEKMITASAVIEEGKSFPLDHFTIPPSYTIDGQTFTDAFEHGTEERTLAGILGWSMNTGTVMAGSRLTKEQRYEWLKKFGVGEQTDIGLPAEATGILAKPDQWDERQQYTVLFGQGVSQSTLQTVRAFQSIANDGVMLQPRLIDSYITPEGEEQKVPAKESRQVVSKETAQQMRDILESAVTEGQIKDAAIDGYRVGAKTGTSQAPREDGLAGFDGYTASMVGMAPMDDPRFIVEVVLQRPRGNIYGITNGPVFRSVMSQVLRTYNVAPSTGTPARLPQFVK is encoded by the coding sequence GTGGCGCAAAACCCCGGCAAATCAAAAAAGACGAAGGTGCCGGCGGCGAGGAAGCGGCTCCGGGTTGGTCTTGGCATCATGCTGACACTGCTGTTGGTGGTGGGCGGGAAACTCTTCATGGTGCAAGGCCTTGATGTCGGTGGCATGGCCGAGGCGGCCCTTGCGAACCGCCTCACGCCGCAGGTACTGCCGGCCGAACGCGGCAGGATCCTGGACGCCAACGGCACTGTCCTGGCCAGCAGTGTCATCCGCTACAACATTGTGGTGGATCAGGTCCTGAACACCGCCACCGCTGAGTTCAAGCGCTACAACGAGAAGACCGAAGAAGTAGAGACCATCCCGCGGGACCAGGGTATCTCCGAACTGGCTTCGCTCCTCGGGGCCGATCCCGCCAAGGTCAGGGAGTCCCTCACTGGCGACAAGAAGTACTTCACGGTGGCCAAGGATGTGAAACCCGAGCTTGAAGACCGCATTTCCAAGCTGCATATTCCCGGTGTTGCCGCCGAAGGCGTCAGTAAGCGTGTCTATCCGAACGGCAGCGTGGCAGGCGGGGTGGTGGGTTTCCTCCAGGACGGCACCACAGGCCAGGCAGGCATCGAGCAAACCCAGGACCAGGTCCTCCGCGGTACCGAGGGCAAGCGTGTTTTCGAGATTGGCGCCGATGGCCTCAGGATTCCCGTGGCAACTGATGAACTCACGCCGGCTGTTGATGGAAGCGACGTCAAGCTGACGCTCAACACGGACATCCAGTACTTCGCACAGCAGGCCATCCAAAGCCAGGTCAACAAGATGAACGCCGAGTGGGGTTCCATCATTGTGATCGACACCAAGACAGGCAATCTCATTGCCTTGGCCGACACGAATGCCCCGGACCCCAACGATCCCGGGAAAGTTGATGCCAAGGACAGGGGTGTGCGTTCTGTAACGGCCGCCTACGAGCCCGGATCCGTCGAGAAGATGATCACTGCCTCTGCCGTGATCGAGGAGGGTAAGTCCTTCCCGCTGGACCATTTCACTATCCCGCCGTCCTACACCATTGACGGCCAGACGTTCACCGATGCGTTCGAGCACGGCACCGAAGAACGCACGCTGGCCGGAATTCTGGGCTGGTCCATGAACACCGGGACCGTGATGGCGGGAAGCAGGCTGACCAAAGAGCAGCGCTATGAATGGCTGAAGAAATTCGGCGTCGGCGAGCAAACGGACATCGGCCTTCCCGCGGAGGCCACGGGTATCCTCGCCAAGCCCGATCAGTGGGATGAACGCCAGCAATACACGGTGCTGTTCGGTCAGGGCGTATCGCAGTCCACGCTGCAAACCGTGCGGGCCTTCCAGTCGATCGCCAACGACGGCGTGATGTTGCAGCCCAGGCTCATCGACAGTTACATCACCCCCGAGGGTGAAGAGCAGAAGGTTCCCGCCAAGGAGTCCCGGCAGGTGGTGTCCAAGGAAACTGCCCAGCAAATGCGGGACATCCTGGAAAGCGCAGTGACCGAGGGGCAGATCAAGGACGCAGCCATCGACGGCTACCGGGTGGGCGCCAAGACAGGAACCTCGCAGGCGCCCCGCGAAGATGGGCTCGCCGGCTTTGACGGGTACACGGCCTCGATGGTGGGCATGGCGCCCATGGATGATCCCCGGTTCATCGTCGAAGTCGTGCTGCAGCGGCCGAGGGGAAATATCTACGGCATCACCAATGGGCCCGTGTTCCGTTCGGTCATGTCGCAGGTCCTCAGGACCTACAACGTGGCGCCATCCACCGGGACCCCCGCGCGCCTGCCGCAGTTCGTCAAGTAA